Proteins co-encoded in one Methylomonas albis genomic window:
- the glk gene encoding glucokinase, with amino-acid sequence MILAGDIGGTKTVLALLDRQADGTLSCLQEQTFASGEFQTFEEILDLFLSDSPAVTSACFGIAGPVVKQRCQTTNLPWLLDGEQLKARLGTDRVKLLNDLEAMAIGMLHLQEQDFIELNPDAERQTGNIAVIAAGTGLGEAMLHWDGEQYHPIATEGGHCDFAPQNPQQDQLLSYLRGRYPAHVSCERVLSGIGFSNIYDFLAHIRFAPPCPAVPVAAEARGVDRNALISRLGVDGEDPLCRETVRLFAELYGAEAGNLALKAFATGGVFIGGGIGPKIRSVLESGEFIQAFVAKGRFQPMLAKLSVKLALNPRTPLLGAMHYFAGQ; translated from the coding sequence ATGATTCTAGCCGGCGACATTGGCGGAACCAAAACGGTTCTGGCTTTACTCGACAGACAAGCCGACGGCACGCTGAGCTGTTTGCAAGAACAAACCTTTGCCAGCGGCGAGTTTCAGACCTTTGAGGAAATTCTGGATTTGTTTCTGAGCGATAGTCCGGCGGTGACATCGGCCTGTTTCGGCATCGCCGGCCCAGTTGTGAAGCAACGCTGCCAAACCACCAATCTGCCCTGGCTGCTGGATGGAGAACAACTCAAAGCCCGACTGGGCACCGACCGCGTTAAATTGCTGAACGATCTGGAAGCCATGGCAATCGGCATGCTGCACCTGCAGGAACAGGACTTCATCGAACTGAATCCCGACGCCGAGCGGCAAACCGGCAATATTGCCGTAATCGCCGCCGGCACCGGCTTGGGCGAAGCCATGTTGCATTGGGACGGCGAACAGTATCATCCGATTGCCACCGAGGGCGGTCACTGCGATTTTGCCCCGCAAAACCCGCAACAAGACCAACTGCTGAGCTACCTGCGCGGCCGTTATCCGGCTCATGTTAGCTGCGAGCGAGTGTTGTCCGGTATCGGCTTCAGTAATATCTACGATTTTCTGGCGCACATCCGCTTCGCACCGCCCTGTCCGGCAGTACCGGTTGCGGCCGAAGCCCGTGGCGTTGACCGCAATGCACTGATTTCGCGCTTGGGCGTGGACGGCGAAGATCCCTTGTGCCGGGAAACCGTGCGCTTGTTTGCGGAACTTTACGGCGCGGAAGCGGGTAACTTGGCTTTAAAAGCGTTCGCTACCGGCGGCGTATTCATCGGTGGTGGTATAGGTCCCAAAATCAGATCGGTTTTGGAGTCTGGCGAATTTATCCAGGCTTTTGTCGCCAAAGGCCGATTTCAACCCATGCTCGCCAAATTATCGGTGAAGCTGGCTTTGAACCCGCGCACGCCCTTGCTGGGGGCGATGCATTACTTTGCCGGTCAATAA